The following coding sequences lie in one Myxococcus xanthus genomic window:
- a CDS encoding Dickkopf N-terminal cysteine-rich domain-containing protein — translation MNLTETTMKHVVMGLFLALTVMGCGSTKDDDGEGPDGNPNEQSAGLCSASKACPSGQFCFNGLCAIGCQSNGDCAADQYCDLEDTGMAVSFCKNKKVPTCSSNSQCLSNQVCIEGLCSLAPPANPPSCNPNTSDFKDGCDTYAVCLDAADQGSQQPYCASFAPCPEDGVCPTGLGGAVCNDGYLPNKGRFCMQGLCSDNSNCPSQWSCVKPFSGAVLGFCSPGAFGFPCAENSHCKSGQCFGAPGVMGTCM, via the coding sequence ATGAACCTGACGGAGACGACGATGAAGCATGTGGTGATGGGATTGTTCCTGGCGCTGACGGTCATGGGCTGCGGCAGCACGAAGGACGATGACGGCGAGGGGCCCGACGGCAACCCCAATGAGCAGAGCGCGGGGCTGTGCAGCGCGAGCAAGGCATGTCCTTCCGGGCAGTTCTGCTTCAACGGCCTGTGTGCCATCGGCTGTCAGTCGAACGGGGACTGCGCGGCGGACCAGTACTGCGACCTCGAGGACACGGGCATGGCCGTCTCCTTTTGCAAGAACAAGAAGGTGCCGACCTGCAGCTCCAACAGCCAGTGCCTGAGCAACCAGGTCTGCATCGAGGGCCTGTGCAGCCTGGCGCCTCCGGCAAACCCGCCCTCGTGCAACCCGAACACCAGCGACTTCAAGGACGGCTGCGACACCTATGCGGTGTGCCTGGACGCAGCGGACCAGGGCTCGCAGCAGCCGTACTGCGCCAGCTTCGCGCCCTGCCCCGAGGATGGCGTGTGCCCCACGGGCCTGGGCGGCGCGGTGTGCAACGACGGCTACCTGCCCAACAAGGGCCGCTTCTGCATGCAGGGGCTCTGCAGTGACAACTCGAACTGCCCCTCGCAGTGGAGCTGCGTGAAGCCCTTCTCCGGCGCGGTCCTCGGGTTCTGCAGCCCGGGCGCCTTCGGCTTCCCGTGCGCGGAGAACAGCCACTGCAAGAGCGGCCAGTGCTTCGGCGCGCCGGGCGTCATGGGCACCTGCATGTAG
- a CDS encoding sigma 54-interacting transcriptional regulator has protein sequence MPQLLVLPDGRRLPLDKPVVSVGSDATCDAVLLAPGVKPSHALLFRDARGWSVSPAGKGCDIKVRGRRVDLAPLEPGDRFRVGTVELELIEAVESVAGDAAEVAPRRQDGRLVAVLAELSSRLLVQRPPLELLEVAMRGLADVVGADVGFLVAADSREGPRRVLCSTGARPDAAVVDSLVDRVLTSGAPVRVADVEADAALARAPSMEALRLGSALVVPLRVEPVPLSVVYLGRRLGAPAFSAVALEEAMALSALTALLLSTRRELTELRAQVEGLTRRIEAATFEGLIGESPSMRALYRQVERLGPTPLNVLVTGETGTGKELVARALHRRSGRRGRLVAINCAALPESLIERELFGHARGAFTGAGTERAGLVEAADGGTLFLDEIGDMPLSLQTRLLRVVQEREVTRLGEHQPRKVDVRVVSATHVALEEAVRRGTFRADLRFRLEEVRVDVPPLRARGEDVLLIAHHVLTQEARKARGFTQKASEALRGHPFPGNVRELASRVRRAAVLATDELLRPEDLELGGDAAPMILLEEAREAFVQRYVREAIARCGGSKKDAAAALGIGLRSLFRYLGEGD, from the coding sequence ATGCCCCAGCTTCTGGTCCTCCCCGACGGCCGCCGTCTCCCCTTGGACAAGCCCGTCGTCTCCGTAGGCTCCGACGCCACTTGTGACGCCGTGCTCCTTGCGCCCGGTGTGAAGCCGAGCCACGCGCTGCTGTTCCGCGACGCGCGAGGCTGGAGCGTGTCCCCGGCGGGCAAGGGCTGTGACATCAAGGTGCGAGGGCGGCGCGTGGACCTGGCGCCCCTGGAGCCCGGGGACCGCTTCCGCGTAGGCACGGTGGAGCTGGAGCTCATCGAAGCGGTGGAGTCCGTCGCGGGTGATGCGGCGGAGGTGGCCCCCCGGCGACAGGACGGCCGGCTGGTGGCGGTGCTGGCGGAGCTGTCCTCGCGGCTGCTGGTGCAGCGCCCCCCCCTGGAGCTGCTGGAGGTGGCGATGCGGGGGCTCGCCGACGTGGTGGGCGCGGACGTGGGCTTCCTCGTCGCCGCGGACTCTCGGGAGGGCCCTCGGCGCGTGCTGTGTTCCACGGGCGCCAGACCCGACGCGGCGGTGGTGGACAGCCTCGTGGACCGGGTGCTGACCTCGGGTGCCCCGGTGCGGGTGGCCGACGTAGAGGCGGACGCGGCGCTGGCCCGGGCGCCCAGCATGGAAGCACTGCGGCTGGGCTCCGCGCTGGTGGTGCCGCTGCGCGTGGAGCCGGTGCCGCTGTCCGTGGTGTACCTGGGACGGAGGTTGGGTGCTCCGGCCTTTTCAGCGGTGGCGCTGGAGGAGGCCATGGCGCTCTCCGCGCTGACGGCGCTGCTCCTGTCGACCCGGCGCGAATTGACGGAGCTGCGCGCGCAGGTGGAGGGCCTCACCCGCCGCATCGAAGCCGCGACGTTCGAGGGGCTCATCGGCGAATCCCCGTCGATGCGCGCCCTGTACCGGCAGGTGGAGCGACTGGGGCCCACGCCGCTCAACGTCCTCGTCACAGGCGAGACAGGGACGGGCAAGGAGCTGGTGGCGCGGGCACTCCACCGGCGCAGTGGCCGGCGCGGCCGGCTGGTGGCCATCAACTGCGCGGCGCTGCCGGAGAGCCTCATCGAGCGCGAACTGTTCGGCCATGCGCGTGGCGCGTTCACCGGCGCGGGCACGGAGCGGGCGGGACTGGTGGAGGCGGCCGACGGTGGCACCCTCTTCCTGGATGAGATTGGGGACATGCCGCTGTCGCTCCAGACGCGTTTGCTGCGCGTGGTGCAGGAGCGCGAAGTCACCCGCCTGGGCGAACACCAGCCGCGCAAGGTGGACGTGCGCGTGGTGTCCGCGACACATGTGGCCCTGGAGGAAGCGGTGCGGCGGGGCACCTTCCGCGCGGACCTGCGCTTCCGGCTGGAAGAGGTGCGCGTGGACGTGCCGCCGCTGAGAGCGCGTGGTGAGGACGTGCTGCTCATCGCCCACCATGTGCTGACTCAAGAGGCGCGCAAGGCGCGAGGCTTCACGCAGAAGGCCTCGGAGGCGCTGCGGGGGCACCCCTTCCCTGGCAACGTGCGAGAGCTGGCGTCGCGCGTGCGCCGCGCCGCGGTGTTGGCGACGGACGAGTTGTTGCGCCCCGAAGACCTGGAGCTGGGCGGCGACGCAGCGCCCATGATTCTCCTGGAGGAGGCGCGGGAGGCGTTCGTCCAGCGCTACGTGCGGGAGGCCATTGCCCGTTGCGGCGGCAGCAAGAAGGACGCGGCGGCGGCGCTGGGCATCGGCCTTCGCTCGCTGTTTCGCTACCTGGGCGAGGGGGACTGA
- a CDS encoding carboxypeptidase regulatory-like domain-containing protein → MRLIRPSWLWALLLALSACSSTSTTPSDAGTQPDSGTQGGRIEGQAILEGASSHAGISVSVEGASLSATTATDGRFTLENVAPGTHIVVAKMPGYSEARQSVTVATGATASVRLDLVRGRGSILGNVKVEGVLDASGVNVTLVETGAKTTTDATGLFTFSDLAQGTYTVALQKTNYLATQQTVEVRGTGSTLVNFSLSRERSSVTGVIQLEGSSNHAGAVVTLVEASLTATTNAEGQFNIQNVMTGTYTLRVRRENYVDAQQTVEVRANQPSQVNLTLLLVRGDVAGTVQLSDGATPSGVTITVTQTGANTMTNAQGQFTFTGLPLGTYTLTAQKEGYAVVQQSVTVRTGAAATVAFSLVRAQGRVEGTALLEGASSHGGITVTLAETGATTTTNGQGRFAFSSVAAGTYTVEARLSGYAVARESVQVQENQAATVSLSLTRERGNVAGVIQLEGGGAPVDVNITLAGTAFSTRTNTAGQFSLTGVPTGSYTLEAQKDGFATGQRTVEVRAGEQAQVSLTLSRARGNISGVVLLEDANTTSGISVALVESNASVLTDAQGRFSFSGLIVGTYTLSAYWTGYEIQERSVVVRNQETTVVNITLRRRPGVVTGTIQLEGESHHEGVTVSLSGHGATATTDAQGHFVLEDVPQGRHTLAASKANYAKAEAALDVREGEPQPVSLSLSRLGALEVSAPKLAVQGGHLTLTGSGFGAERGPFTVTVGGEAVTDFISWSDTEVVARVAHHVVPGEHDIVVTPGVPWRRHTTTSVWVVPQKTVAYGEHWGVGVLASNHVSVWGGPSLADIHPIPAGLTDVVSVATSRTTAFALQADGTVVAWGGDLPSDLSVPSDLSEVVAIAGGDSFVLALKADGTVVAWGDSAIAPSSDVRDVVGIAATSNASQAFLADGTVVTWGQENEGQAMPTENLYLPPHDLVLRVPAR, encoded by the coding sequence ATGCGCCTCATACGCCCTTCCTGGCTCTGGGCCCTCTTGTTGGCCCTCTCCGCCTGTTCCTCGACCTCCACGACCCCCTCCGACGCGGGGACTCAGCCCGATTCGGGGACGCAGGGCGGGCGCATCGAAGGCCAAGCCATTCTGGAGGGGGCCTCGTCCCACGCGGGCATCAGCGTCTCCGTGGAAGGCGCTTCGCTGAGCGCCACCACGGCCACTGACGGCCGCTTCACCCTGGAGAACGTCGCCCCGGGCACGCACATCGTGGTGGCGAAAATGCCCGGCTACTCGGAGGCTCGGCAGTCCGTCACGGTCGCCACGGGAGCAACGGCCTCCGTGAGGCTCGATCTCGTGCGTGGACGGGGTTCAATCCTCGGCAATGTCAAGGTGGAGGGCGTCCTGGATGCCTCGGGCGTCAACGTCACCCTGGTGGAGACGGGCGCCAAAACGACCACGGACGCGACGGGGCTCTTCACCTTCTCCGACCTGGCCCAGGGCACCTACACGGTGGCGCTCCAGAAGACGAACTACCTGGCGACGCAGCAGACGGTGGAGGTGCGGGGCACGGGCTCAACCCTGGTCAATTTCTCCCTGTCGCGCGAGCGGAGCAGCGTGACCGGCGTCATCCAGCTCGAAGGCTCAAGCAACCACGCCGGCGCCGTCGTCACCCTGGTGGAAGCGTCCCTCACCGCGACCACGAATGCCGAGGGACAGTTCAACATCCAGAACGTGATGACGGGCACGTACACCCTGCGAGTGCGGCGGGAGAACTACGTGGACGCGCAGCAGACCGTGGAGGTCCGCGCGAACCAGCCGAGCCAGGTCAACCTGACGTTGTTGCTCGTACGCGGGGACGTGGCGGGCACCGTCCAACTGTCGGACGGAGCCACCCCCTCGGGTGTCACCATCACCGTGACGCAGACGGGTGCCAATACGATGACGAACGCGCAAGGCCAGTTCACTTTCACCGGGCTTCCGCTGGGCACCTACACCCTGACCGCCCAGAAGGAGGGCTACGCGGTGGTGCAGCAATCCGTCACGGTGCGCACGGGCGCTGCGGCCACGGTTGCCTTCTCGCTGGTACGAGCCCAGGGCCGAGTGGAGGGCACGGCCCTGCTCGAGGGCGCGAGCAGCCACGGCGGCATCACCGTCACGCTGGCGGAGACGGGGGCCACCACGACCACGAACGGCCAGGGCCGCTTCGCCTTCAGCAGCGTGGCCGCGGGCACGTACACGGTGGAAGCGCGGTTGAGCGGCTACGCCGTGGCGCGCGAGTCCGTCCAGGTGCAGGAGAACCAGGCGGCCACCGTCTCGCTCTCGCTGACGCGCGAGCGGGGCAACGTGGCCGGTGTCATTCAGCTCGAGGGCGGGGGCGCGCCGGTGGACGTCAACATCACCCTGGCGGGGACGGCCTTCAGCACGCGCACGAACACCGCGGGCCAGTTCTCCCTCACTGGCGTCCCCACGGGCTCCTACACCTTGGAGGCCCAGAAGGACGGCTTCGCCACGGGCCAACGTACCGTGGAGGTTCGCGCCGGCGAGCAGGCCCAGGTCAGCCTGACGCTGTCCCGCGCTCGCGGGAACATCTCGGGCGTGGTCCTGCTGGAGGACGCCAACACCACCTCGGGCATCTCGGTGGCGCTGGTGGAGAGCAACGCCTCCGTGTTGACGGACGCCCAGGGCCGCTTCTCCTTCAGTGGCCTCATCGTGGGGACGTACACGCTGTCCGCCTATTGGACGGGTTATGAGATTCAAGAGCGGAGCGTGGTGGTGCGGAATCAGGAGACCACGGTGGTCAACATCACGCTGCGGCGCAGGCCCGGCGTGGTGACGGGCACCATCCAACTCGAAGGCGAAAGCCACCACGAGGGTGTCACCGTGTCGCTCTCCGGCCATGGCGCCACCGCGACGACAGATGCCCAGGGGCACTTCGTCCTCGAGGACGTGCCCCAGGGGCGCCATACCCTGGCGGCCAGCAAGGCGAACTACGCGAAGGCGGAGGCCGCGCTGGACGTGCGCGAAGGCGAGCCCCAGCCGGTCAGCCTGTCCCTGTCGCGGCTGGGCGCGCTCGAAGTCTCCGCGCCCAAGCTGGCGGTCCAGGGGGGACACCTGACCTTGACGGGCTCCGGCTTCGGCGCCGAGCGCGGCCCCTTCACCGTCACGGTGGGAGGAGAAGCCGTCACCGACTTCATCTCCTGGTCCGACACGGAGGTGGTGGCGCGGGTGGCGCACCACGTCGTTCCGGGCGAGCACGACATCGTCGTGACGCCCGGGGTGCCCTGGCGGCGGCACACCACCACCTCCGTGTGGGTGGTGCCCCAGAAGACCGTCGCCTACGGGGAGCATTGGGGCGTGGGCGTCCTTGCTTCCAATCACGTCTCCGTCTGGGGTGGGCCCTCCCTGGCCGACATCCACCCGATTCCGGCGGGGCTCACCGACGTGGTGAGCGTGGCCACGTCGCGAACGACTGCCTTCGCCCTCCAGGCGGATGGCACCGTGGTGGCGTGGGGCGGTGACCTTCCCTCGGACCTGAGCGTCCCCTCCGACCTCTCGGAGGTCGTGGCCATCGCGGGAGGTGACTCCTTCGTCCTGGCATTGAAGGCGGATGGCACCGTCGTGGCCTGGGGCGACAGCGCCATCGCTCCGTCCTCCGACGTGAGGGACGTGGTAGGCATTGCCGCCACGAGCAACGCCAGCCAGGCCTTCCTCGCCGACGGCACCGTGGTGACGTGGGGACAGGAGAACGAGGGCCAGGCAATGCCTACCGAGAACCTCTACCTGCCGCCGCACGACCTGGTCCTGCGCGTCCCGGCTCGCTAG
- a CDS encoding ankyrin repeat domain-containing protein: MKLDKPQNLFAAIEQCDVFAVEDLLAKGADPDEVDLHGYQATPLAYACSHGDEAAVRALLDAKAAPNAAAFQPPLVAATAHGFATLVTLLVKAGADVNAGDETGASALWTAAANGFSDIARCLVEAGADREQADNDGKLPSIMALENGHVALSNYLNDPASYPATHSFWRGSKKRARQAAEARRAQVVDRATGKDVSGAAAADPEWTFSGGIARSQWATQDFPSVAAAGNLELVGRMLDAGLAPDWTQFKGNPTALMLAARSGELGAVNLLLARRANVNHRTDKGLTALHMALFNPSARVHGPIIRSLLVAGADPNVPDDEGQRPLQRALAHAVPALVQALLEAGADPFIRDRAGRMPADWAPTDGKHADAIRELLETARKGRAAD, encoded by the coding sequence ATGAAGCTCGACAAGCCCCAAAACCTGTTTGCTGCCATCGAGCAGTGCGATGTCTTCGCAGTGGAGGACCTGCTGGCGAAAGGGGCCGACCCCGACGAAGTCGACCTCCACGGCTACCAGGCCACGCCATTGGCGTATGCCTGCAGTCACGGTGACGAGGCTGCCGTGCGCGCGCTGCTGGACGCGAAGGCCGCCCCGAATGCAGCGGCCTTCCAGCCGCCGCTGGTCGCGGCCACTGCGCATGGCTTCGCAACTCTTGTGACCTTGCTGGTGAAGGCCGGCGCAGATGTGAACGCGGGGGACGAAACCGGTGCCAGCGCGCTGTGGACAGCCGCCGCGAATGGCTTTTCCGACATCGCACGATGCCTGGTGGAAGCCGGCGCGGATCGCGAGCAGGCGGACAACGACGGCAAGTTGCCCTCCATCATGGCGTTGGAGAATGGCCATGTCGCGCTGTCAAACTACCTGAACGATCCGGCGAGTTACCCAGCCACGCATTCCTTCTGGCGCGGCAGCAAGAAGCGCGCGCGGCAAGCGGCGGAGGCACGGCGCGCACAGGTTGTCGACAGGGCCACGGGCAAGGACGTCAGTGGCGCGGCTGCTGCCGACCCCGAATGGACGTTCTCTGGCGGCATTGCGCGCAGCCAGTGGGCGACCCAGGACTTCCCTTCGGTGGCCGCTGCCGGCAACCTCGAACTGGTGGGGCGGATGCTGGACGCCGGCCTCGCCCCTGACTGGACGCAGTTCAAGGGCAACCCGACGGCACTGATGCTGGCCGCGCGCAGTGGAGAACTGGGTGCGGTGAACCTCCTGCTCGCACGCCGCGCCAATGTGAATCACCGTACGGACAAGGGACTCACCGCGCTGCACATGGCGCTGTTCAATCCGTCGGCACGCGTGCACGGCCCCATCATTCGCAGCCTTTTGGTGGCGGGTGCCGATCCCAATGTGCCCGACGATGAAGGACAGCGGCCGCTGCAACGCGCATTGGCGCATGCGGTGCCGGCGCTCGTGCAGGCCTTGCTCGAAGCCGGTGCCGACCCGTTCATACGCGACCGCGCCGGCCGCATGCCCGCCGACTGGGCGCCAACCGATGGCAAGCACGCCGATGCCATCCGCGAGTTGCTGGAGACGGCGCGCAAGGGACGGGCTGCCGACTGA
- a CDS encoding ribosomal protein L7/L12, translating to MIPGPDMVIGCPRCGALHRRWSLASGNTFGAVLWSDGWFEAPMRPLPPLVARCMGCHAFFWVARAVELGHVDRVTSQCGETFTTLTLESTGARRIEVMQRLRSDLGMGLQEVKHFVAQLPARLGEYDHLGTARHIADRFEELGARVSSTRIVTQPDVPMPPREWTEAPQVQDVSEALFLDALREGLATTSDEERELRQWAWWQGNKAYRRDAPWVPLAQRTPQVRDNAEALMTLCALDDAEHRWMHAELLRELERFEEALTILNLPPFPALGPGLESLRDAARRADSRLLPLPAGSAPAVEP from the coding sequence ATGATTCCCGGTCCCGACATGGTCATTGGCTGTCCGCGCTGTGGCGCCCTCCACAGGCGCTGGTCCCTGGCCTCCGGCAATACGTTCGGTGCCGTGCTCTGGAGTGATGGCTGGTTCGAAGCCCCCATGCGGCCGCTGCCCCCCTTGGTTGCGCGCTGCATGGGCTGCCATGCATTCTTCTGGGTCGCGCGCGCCGTCGAGCTGGGGCACGTGGACCGCGTCACCTCCCAGTGCGGTGAGACATTCACCACCCTCACCCTGGAGAGCACGGGGGCGCGTCGCATCGAGGTCATGCAGCGCCTGCGGAGCGACCTGGGGATGGGACTCCAGGAAGTGAAGCACTTCGTCGCCCAGCTCCCCGCGCGCCTCGGGGAATACGACCACCTGGGCACGGCCCGACACATCGCCGACCGCTTCGAGGAGCTGGGCGCTCGTGTCAGCTCGACGCGCATCGTCACCCAGCCCGACGTGCCCATGCCCCCCAGGGAATGGACTGAAGCCCCGCAGGTACAGGACGTGAGTGAAGCGCTCTTCCTGGATGCGCTTCGCGAGGGGCTCGCGACAACCTCCGACGAGGAGCGCGAGCTGCGACAGTGGGCCTGGTGGCAGGGGAACAAGGCCTATCGTCGCGACGCGCCGTGGGTGCCGCTCGCCCAGCGCACGCCCCAGGTCCGCGACAACGCCGAGGCCCTCATGACCCTGTGCGCACTGGACGACGCCGAGCACAGGTGGATGCACGCGGAACTGCTGCGCGAGCTGGAGCGCTTCGAGGAGGCGCTCACCATCCTGAACCTGCCGCCGTTCCCGGCGCTCGGGCCAGGCCTGGAGTCCCTTCGTGACGCGGCGCGGAGGGCCGACTCGCGGCTCCTCCCACTTCCGGCAGGGTCGGCGCCCGCCGTGGAGCCGTGA
- a CDS encoding DUF1993 domain-containing protein, which translates to MSIYETTVPCFAQMLRALLVFLQKGEARARELGCDPKNLLQSRLAPDMHNLASQVQFVCTQAQEAVLRLGQQPLSPLDAPADMEQANALIERTLQLLSSADRARIEEGAQRQLSIELPNGMTFDMTGSEYARNWVTPQFYFHLVTAYNILRHNGVQLGKADYVQHMFAYLRQPAA; encoded by the coding sequence ATGTCGATCTACGAAACGACCGTTCCCTGCTTCGCGCAGATGCTGCGTGCGCTGCTGGTTTTCCTGCAGAAGGGGGAGGCTCGTGCTCGCGAGCTGGGCTGTGACCCGAAGAACCTGCTTCAGTCGCGGCTGGCTCCCGACATGCACAACCTGGCCAGCCAGGTGCAGTTTGTCTGTACCCAGGCGCAGGAAGCGGTGCTGCGGCTTGGCCAGCAACCGCTGTCGCCGCTTGACGCGCCGGCTGACATGGAGCAGGCGAACGCCTTGATTGAGCGCACGCTACAACTGCTTTCGAGCGCGGACAGGGCGCGGATAGAGGAAGGCGCACAACGCCAACTCTCCATCGAGTTGCCCAATGGCATGACCTTCGACATGACCGGCAGCGAATACGCGCGGAACTGGGTGACACCGCAGTTCTACTTTCACCTGGTCACGGCCTACAACATCCTGCGGCACAACGGTGTGCAGCTTGGCAAGGCCGACTACGTCCAGCACATGTTCGCTTACCTGCGCCAGCCAGCGGCCTGA
- a CDS encoding oxygenase MpaB family protein: MNTQTNPRRWPPPPEVEQQINLDRERFRKCLDYMREHAAGEVEGVYGPNSVTWVLYREPVILLGGLRAILLQLAHPAVAYGIAQNSNFRNDLLGRARRTYTAMYQLKFGGLSEATGAAKRIHSVHSRVYGALPDGAGPQGSGPYRANDPSLLRWVHATLIDTAMLIFDTFVRPLSVEEKRRYYQETLLAAAYFGLLPEQMPPTLEAFYEWYNGELAGERLSVGDTALELAGLLFNSPFTRGQLDEVLTAGLLPERWRVAYRLPWGPGQRLTWKLLKGSMHRGIHLTPPKLRYVTAWHQAQMRLAMARGERPTIMARVLNTIDAYVDVPFSIRPVAAKAPADKD, encoded by the coding sequence ATGAATACGCAGACGAACCCGAGGCGGTGGCCGCCCCCTCCGGAAGTGGAGCAGCAGATCAACCTGGACCGCGAGCGTTTCCGCAAGTGTCTCGACTACATGCGGGAACACGCGGCAGGCGAGGTCGAGGGCGTTTATGGCCCCAACAGCGTGACCTGGGTGCTCTATCGCGAGCCGGTGATCCTCCTCGGCGGACTGCGCGCCATCCTGCTGCAACTCGCCCATCCGGCAGTGGCCTACGGTATCGCCCAGAACAGCAACTTCCGGAATGACCTGCTCGGCCGTGCGCGACGCACCTATACGGCGATGTACCAGCTCAAGTTTGGTGGCCTCTCGGAGGCGACGGGCGCCGCGAAGCGGATCCACAGCGTGCACAGCCGCGTCTACGGCGCACTTCCGGACGGTGCCGGCCCGCAGGGCTCCGGCCCCTATCGCGCGAACGATCCTTCGCTGCTGCGTTGGGTGCACGCTACCCTCATCGACACCGCCATGCTGATCTTCGACACATTCGTGCGGCCGCTCAGCGTCGAGGAGAAGCGCCGCTACTATCAGGAGACGCTGCTCGCCGCGGCGTACTTCGGGCTCCTACCGGAGCAGATGCCGCCCACGCTCGAGGCCTTCTACGAGTGGTACAACGGGGAGCTGGCGGGGGAGCGGCTGAGCGTGGGAGACACTGCGCTTGAGCTGGCAGGCCTGCTCTTCAATTCGCCGTTCACCCGAGGACAGCTCGATGAGGTGCTCACCGCCGGCCTCCTACCGGAGCGCTGGCGCGTGGCGTACAGGCTGCCTTGGGGGCCTGGACAGCGGCTCACGTGGAAGCTCCTGAAGGGCTCGATGCATCGGGGAATCCACCTCACCCCGCCAAAGCTCCGCTACGTCACGGCCTGGCATCAGGCCCAGATGCGGCTGGCCATGGCTCGGGGAGAACGGCCGACGATCATGGCCCGGGTGCTGAACACCATCGACGCCTACGTCGACGTGCCGTTCAGCATCCGGCCGGTCGCGGCGAAGGCCCCAGCGGATAAGGATTGA
- a CDS encoding GAF domain-containing sensor histidine kinase, producing MWPKRTAGFAGWPGFTPTPRSRGSCASWRSAIRPTGARSSRPSASWSGKPFLRSELSEPDMHDYSLDAENARLIRELGTRSGMAVPLMARGRTLGAISMGRTDPMRPFGPSDLALMEELAHRAAMAIDNAHLYQEAQEGIRVREEFLGVAAHELKTPITSMNIVLQSVLRRRNERPSAERLMQALESAERQVQRLMRLVDDVLDVSRLHAGRLELHLERVDLLAVVGEVVERFIETAARTGSLVDMRAEGPVEGMWDRSRLDQVVANLLGNALKFGEGRPIEISLSRGEGTAELVVEDHGIGIPPERLLHIFERFERAVPTRHYGGFGLGLYIVRASRRPWAARCAWAARRAWARGSRWCFRASP from the coding sequence ATGTGGCCGAAGCGGACGGCAGGATTCGCCGGGTGGCCGGGTTTCACTCCGACCCCGCGAAGCAGAGGGTCCTGCGCGAGCTGGAGGAGCGCTATCCGCCCCACTGGGGCTCGCTCCAGCCGGCCATCCGCGTCATGGTCCGGCAAGCCCTTCCTGCGCTCCGAGCTCTCGGAGCCCGATATGCACGACTACAGCCTCGACGCCGAGAATGCCCGGCTCATCCGCGAGCTGGGGACCCGGAGCGGCATGGCCGTGCCGCTCATGGCGCGCGGACGGACGCTGGGGGCCATCTCCATGGGCCGCACGGACCCGATGCGCCCCTTCGGGCCATCGGACCTGGCGCTCATGGAGGAACTGGCCCACCGGGCGGCCATGGCCATCGACAATGCCCACCTCTACCAGGAGGCCCAGGAGGGCATCCGCGTCCGTGAGGAGTTCCTCGGTGTCGCGGCGCACGAGCTGAAGACGCCCATCACCTCCATGAACATCGTGCTTCAGTCGGTGCTGCGGAGACGAAACGAGCGCCCCTCCGCGGAGCGGCTCATGCAGGCCCTCGAGTCGGCCGAGAGGCAGGTGCAGCGCCTCATGCGCCTGGTGGACGACGTGCTGGATGTCTCGCGGCTGCACGCCGGGCGGCTCGAACTCCACCTGGAGCGCGTGGACCTCCTGGCCGTCGTGGGCGAGGTCGTGGAGCGGTTCATCGAGACCGCCGCCCGAACCGGGTCGCTGGTGGACATGCGCGCCGAAGGGCCCGTCGAGGGGATGTGGGACCGGAGCAGGCTGGACCAGGTGGTGGCGAACCTCCTCGGCAATGCCCTCAAGTTCGGCGAGGGCAGGCCCATCGAGATTTCGCTCTCACGCGGGGAGGGGACGGCCGAGCTCGTGGTGGAGGACCACGGCATCGGAATCCCGCCCGAGCGCCTGCTCCACATCTTCGAGCGGTTCGAGCGCGCGGTGCCCACCCGGCACTACGGCGGATTCGGGCTCGGCCTCTACATCGTTCGAGCCTCACGGAGGCCATGGGCGGCACGGTGCGCGTGGGCAGCACGCCGGGCCTGGGCTCGAGGTTCACGGTGGTGCTTCCGTGCCAGCCCCTGA